In Polypterus senegalus isolate Bchr_013 unplaced genomic scaffold, ASM1683550v1 scaffold_186, whole genome shotgun sequence, the genomic stretch ACTTCCGTAAATCAATGTTCTTAAGCGCGTTCTCCACGAATGCGGCGAGCCAGCTGGATGTCCTTCGGCATTATTGTCACTCTCTTGGCGTGGATGGCACACAAGTTGGTGTCTTCGAACAGACCGACTAAGTATGCCTCACTGGCCTCCTGTAGAGCCATGACGGCGGAGCTCTGGAAACGGAGATCAGTCTTGAAATCCTGAGCGATTTCTCTAAGCCAATCTCTGGAAAGGCAGCTTGCGGATAAGCAATTCAGTGGATTTCTGGTAGCGACAGATTTCTCTCAGAGCTACCGTGCCGGGCCTGTAACGGTGAGGGCTTCTTCACGCCACCGGTGGCAGGAGCGCTCTTACGAGCTGCTTTAGTGGCGAGCTGTTTTCGAGGAGCTTTACCTCCAGTAGATTTGACGGGCAGTCTGCTTCGTTCTCGCCATTTCGACAACTTTAACAAAAAACTACACACTCCGTAGAAATAGAAAATGAACAGAGAAACGCTTGCACGAAGCGCTTTATATTAAGATCTTCTCGCCTTCTGATTGGGTGAAACATATGGGGGCCGGGTTCTCTTTTAGGCTCTGCCCAGAAGTCTCCTTTCGATAGTTCATTTTAAAAGCTCGGCGCGCAATTTGAACGGTACTTTTGTTTCCGTCTCTTCATCTTTTAACGGCTTCTGCTGTCAGCTCTTCATAGAAAGCTAGCGTATTAAACGCCTTTTACTTGCCTTTATCgctgtgatgttttttttttccagccaacCTTAATTGGAATGTCTTCCCTATCCATTTTATTTACGGCTATAACGCATTCAAAGAGCGCAGTCGAGAGAGAAAGTGAACACAATTGAGAGTACAGTTGTTAGATTAGTGACAATTTCTGAATATGAATTTAGGAAGAGATCTTTAGAAAGGAATGTGGAAGCGATTCAGAAATGCGCAAAGTACACAGTGTTCTCCTATAATGctggagcatgggaaaggcgctatatgaataaaatgtattattaagaaaAGGACAATCTGAAGCTTAAatcaatgtattaaaaaaaaagaaaaagtgtttgaAACTTTTTCTTCTTAATCCTTTCACATAATGAGTACTAGAAACTATTTTCAACATCACTTTAAATAAGggaaagaacatccatccatttttcaaaccctCTTAATAAGGCTAGGGTTTAGCCataggctggagcctatcccagcagtcatcaggcacaagtgaagaaaaacacctggggcctcggGTATAGAACCTGGTCACACTCGGGAGCGTGCATAAGCTGGGCTTTATAAAACATGGATTTGGGATTGAAATTGCCTACAGAAGTTACAGAAAGTTTTCAACCATCCTTATGTCCTACATGGACATTTTTGATTTTGGTATTTTAGTGACTCCAGGCTGTAGGACGATGAAGTTAATCGAAAATCTAATTTCACTACATTTCAATGACACATCAGTCACATTCTGgtgtctttccatccatccatcctagggttgccagattagaaaattagaaatatgggacactcttaatatctctctctatattacacacccagaccaatattatattgtccctgaaaggtcagtttGGGACAGGGgccaaaattatcaaatatgggacattttCCGTATATAAGGGACATCTGGCAACCCTAATCCATCCGCACATTTTCTAAACCTGGTTGTTAAAACCTGAAAGGGACCTGCGATTATGTGATTTCTTCATGATTTACTTTGTAATATCAGCTCAGTTTCAACAAACAACTCCAAGTGGGCAGCTGTGGGACTTGGTGTATAAAACAGTCATCctcatgaaaaatgaacaaatcccTTTAATAATATTCAATTGAAAGATAACGTGTTTTTAAGTGTGCTTGTCTGCATATTTAACTGTGGCAAAATAAGGACTTTCCTATTTTTAAGAACTTAGGAAATGTACACACAGCATAGCATTTGGGTACAACTCAGTTAACTAATTTTAGAGTTAGCGAGTTTTCTGTTATGAATTTCCTTAATCAAATAGACAGATATCActggtttgtttttaaaatatttattaagaaggaTATGTGTGATGTGAAGGAGATTTGCTCAATCTGCCAAACACGCCGCAGCCATGTGCACTGCCGTTTAGAATCGCTCATTGCATTACTGACGATCTGTTTGCTGACAGGAGCTTTGTTCATGTGTGTAACAGAGGAGAATACCTTACACCAGTGTTACTCAGCAATGTTCGCTGCCGCCATTAAGTTCTGCCTTGGTGAATTGTGCACAATCGTCAGAGCAGAGGGGTTGATCGAGCACTAATATTGAAGTGATGATCCTACTCATTGCACTACAACCTAATTCCATTATATAAACAACAGCAACTTGTGACCCATCAGCGGTAGAGAAACATAGCTGTACTGTAGACAACATATTCAAGCTGAAATAACCTCTTTCATGTTAAATCTGAAACAGTGAACTAACCTGTATTTGAAATTGTTTAGAGTATTCCTGTATCTGTTTTAAGGATTGACAACGTGTAAGTGAGAATTGTTTTGGGAAAACAGATTATAgtgtgtcacacacgcgcgcatgggaaacagctgaagggcctaaacactagtaattctacgccaggccagggggtggaggagtgtactgactatctctctcagtcccttgcagacctttcccgggaaatcccgcttGTTGCCGGCCccgaggatgacgtcacttccgggcatgAGGCTgccactcccagttcctgcaccgatgacgtcatttcccttccaggcctttaaaactgccatcttgcctcagtacaggcaggtctgttctggactctgacctaagcacatcgtgctactaAAAAACAAGTTTGTAGCTGAaaaaatattatacgggtggctgccccaaccctttatgatGTCTCTGAGTCATTCTTGTTACAAGTGTTTGTGGAtttatccatccatacatccatcgtCTAAGcacacttatccagggcagtgaGTTTCAGCAGCCTAACCTAGAAAGAAAATGGACATAAGCAGGAACAtccccaggacagggtgccattccatcacaggacaaacacacacacattcatttggGCCACTTTAGCAATATCacttcacctaaactgcatgtctttggtttgtGGGAAGAAGCCCGCACCAACACGGGGAGCACCTGGGACACTCTTCCACCCCAGGGATAGAGCAGATGATTGTTTCCTGTTGTGGaggacacagtggttagtgcttgcTAACTTACAGCTCCAGTCTCATGGGTGGGCTCGAAACCAAGACAGGAGGGAATTACTTGAATGGAGTTGCATCTTTTTCTCTGAATGcactacatatttttattttatttctccattCAAAAGTCATGTGTGGTAGGTTCATCAAAAACTACAAACTCGAGGAACTTATAAACTGTCTAGGGATCACATCTTCTGACCAGTGCTGCCAGGCTACATTATGGCACTGAATGACCCCACACTGGATTAAAGGTTTGTAAAGTGAATGGAAAGATTAGCaatgagaaatatttttattatggagATAATGGATAATCATCTGAAGTGTCTTTCATCTTCCAGCCCTCAAACTAAAGCAGCACAAGATTAGAAGATGCGTATATAAATACTCCCAATAGAGATACGCTCTGCTTTTAATGTAGAGGGGAATCGCTCCATCCACAATCCCTGCCTTATGCGTATTCTCGGCgttttacttaaactgtatgCAACTATTTGAAACGCTGGAACCTGCCGTCTCCATACCAGTGCAAGTATAGAATAACCAACATCCCCTAAACATAAAAAGCCACGTAGACATGTCACAGTAAAGGCACAGGCACCATCAAACGTTAAAACGCATTAAAAATAGATCTGCTCTTCTCGAAAGTGTGGGGGCTCTTAAAAGAGCCGTTTGTGTACAACTATCAAGCGATGCAAACGGATCACTTTTTCGGTGCTGCCTTCTTTACAGTCTTCGCTTTGGCCACCTTAGGCTTTGCTGTTTTGGCCTTCTTCGGGCTCTTAACAGCCTTTTTGGGCTTTGCAGCCGGCTTCGCTTTTTTAGGACTCTTGGTGGCTTTCTTTGCTGCTGCAGGCTTCTTAGCAGTTTTCTTAACTGCCAAGGGTTTCTTCGCTGCCGGTTTCTTCACTTTCTTGGCGGCAGCAGGTTTCTTCGCCGCTGGCTTCTTTTTCGGTATCGCCTTTTTCTTGGCGGATTTCACCTTGGCTTCTGactgttttttattgattttaaacgaTCCGGAAGCCCCGGTACCTTTTGTCTGCACGAGAGAGCCTTTACTCACAAGACTTTTTACGGATAGTTTCACGCGAGCGTTATTCTTCTCCACATCGTAGCCACCGGCGACAAGAGCCTTCTTGAGCCCAGCCAACGAGAGCCCATGGCGCTCTTTTGAAGCCGACACAGCCTTGACGATCAAATCAGAGACGCTAGGACCGGTCTTTTTAGGCTTCGAGCTCGATTTCTTCTTTGGCGCTTTAGCCGGAGCGGGTGCTGCTGGCGCggtttctgccatttcaaacaaaCACACTAGGATTTCTCTGTAAAAGTCTCCAGTGAGACGCCTCTCAGCCGCTCATATTAGACTGGTGAGAACCGTGCAGACTCAAGCAGCGCGTTTCACGTAACAAGAGACCTGACGAGTGTGCTTTCTGTTTTCACAAAATCCCCATAATTTAGTAGGAAACAATCGGATAGATCAACCCCGAGACCACGAAACATCGAGGGAAACGTGTTGTTAGCAGATCTGgtgctatcatttaaaaagaAGGTACCGCTAAACGGTCAGAAGGAGAAAAGGCACCGCCTAAAGGACGAGCTGTCACTCTTTACAAGACAAACAATGATTTCGTTTCGAATACTCGGTGACTGCACGTTCTTTCGAACTGGAAGCGCGCTGGaataataatagagagatgtaatgtTAATGTCGAGAAGTGTTTATGTAATTTATCTAAAATCCACTTAAAATCCGAGGTCTCTACAAGATCAAATTAGCACACCAACAAGAGCAGTTTACCTAATTTTTGTCAGGCTTATTTCAGACACTTGTAAAGAAAATAACTTCCTTTTAAAACTCCTGGGCATAAAACTGTATTACGCTTCTGATAATAAAATAGGCCATAGAAAATTTTATCTTTAGACGGATCCAGTCTGCTACAGATAACCATACTTTAGCTTTGATTACTGAACATgacaattgcattttttaaatgaaagacatCTCCAAATTTTAGATGACTAAATTCATTTCAGGCCTTACTTCCATGTTCAGCTTTTCcattaaacagatagatagatagatagatagatagatagatagatagatagatagatagatagatagatagatagatagatagatagattggtcaTATCTGTTTTAACTTAAGATAAGAAAGTGTAAAGATAGGATCGAAGACAGTCATACAATCCAATTACCCTGGAGATCAATTATAATCTAAACTTCAGTTTCCTGACCACCTTTAGTGCAACTTGATGGTTATGGAGAAACTAAAGACAGAGGCCTAGCCCAGAGATCCAAGCATAAGGTGAAAATAGAAACTTTGCCAGAAGATACTCAATTGTAAGCCACACTCAGATTGACATGCTGGGACCACCTGAAAACTAGGACCAAATAatgaaaaagacatgaaggactTGTGTGACCTCTGTACTGACTGTGTTTGGAGCAGCATTTGAACCATGTACCATAGAAATATATATCAATGTACTGCTCCACAGTCTCGCAGTTCGGCATGGGATTATTGCATGAGTAGGTGTACTGTAGCAGGTGTTGTTTTGCAATGCTGAACATTGTGTTGTTCCTCTAAAATACggttaaagggaaaaaagaaaacaatgtgaaAGTAACTTTTGTTTCAGTTGTACACATGAGAAATCTTGACTGTGTGTAAGACAATGATCTACACCTCCAAACCTGTATTTCTCTACAGAAGGTCCTGGAAAATGGATTATCTCTCCGACAGAATACAGTTTGTGACAACAAGGAGCAGTGTCTCTCATGTGGATGAGAGCATCAGTGGAGCcgcacaaggaacagtcctgtgtcCTTATCTCTTCCCCATGGACACCTCGGACTTTACatataataccaggtcatgtTTCTTGAGGCAATGAGAATTGTTTTTGACttgacatcaacaaaaccaaggaataGTTTATTGATGTTGGTTGCATCAAAGAGGCTGAACGACCAGAGCACTATTTAGGAAGTGTATGAGGGGGTGCTACAAAGCTACACAAACTTGGGGATTCACATTAATAGCATGGTGGTCTGGTCTCGCAATACAGAGGAACCGTATATGCAAGGACAGAACAGACTTTTTCCTTAGGAGGCTGTTTTTCTGGAAGTTCTAGTCCTAGTTGTTCTTGTTCCCCGACCAGAgttttaattttctcccagtTTCTTcatgggtgctccggtttcctctcacagtgcaAAGGCGTGCTGTTTCAGTTCATTTGAGAGGTTTAATTGGTTCTACTGAGTGGGAGAATgtctgtgtttgccctgcaatggactggaatcCAGTCCAAGACTTGTTTGTGCCTTGTCACCCAAGGCTGCCGGGATAAACACAAGCTGCCCTACTTCCCTGATTTGAATAAgaaggttaggaaaatggatggatggatggacagttggAAAGATAACTGTGATCATCACAAGTATATAGCAGACAAAGGGATCAAATGTGCCAAAAGAAAGTCCTCTGCTCATCTACAAGAACAATTGCAGCAAATGCAATGCATCATTCTGGAGAAGCCTTAAACAGGTCACTAACTACAAGAAATTTACATCAAACTGTTCTGCTGATCCCAGTCTGGCTAATCAGTTAAATCAGTTTTACAGCCTTGGATTGTCATGCCACCTTGGTCTTACTTGATTAAAGAAAGTCAAGACTCAAACGGGTTACTGCATACAAAGCACGTTTTTTATTACTCAAAACAACTACTCACAATCACCCATCACTCCCACAGTCCCGTGATTTCCTGTCCAAAAGTATCATGGAAACTGTAGTGCTAATCATCtaattatataaaatttatatatatatatatatatatatatatatatatatatatatatatatatatatatatatatatatatatatatatatatatatatatatatatatatatatatatatataaacaggtgccggtcataaaattagaatatcatgacaaagttgatttatttcagtaattccattcaaaaagtgaaacttgtatattagattcattcattacacacagactgatgtatttcaaatgtttatttcttttaattttgatgattataactgacaactaatgaaagtcccaaattcagtatctcggaaaattagaatattgtgaaaaggttcaatattgaagacacctggtgctacacactaatcagctaattaactcaaaacacctgcaaaagccttcaaattgtctctcagtctagttctgtacgctacacaatcatggggaagactgctgacttgacagttgtccaaaagacgaccactgacaccttgcacaaggagggcaagacacaaaacgtcactgctaaagaggctggctgttcacatagctctgtgtccaagcacattaatagagaggcgaagggaaagacaagatgtggtagaaaaaagtgtacaagcaatagggataacctcaccctggagaggattgcgaagaaaaacccattcaaaactgtgggggagattcacaaagagtggactgcggctggagtcagtgcttcaagaaccaccacgcacagacatatgcaagacatggctttcagctgtcgcattccttgtgtcaagccactcttgaacaagagaaagcgtcagaagcatctcgcctgggctaaagacaaaactgctgctgagtggtccaaagttatgttctctgatgaaagtaaatattgcatttcctttggaaatcaaggtcccagagtctggaggaaaagAGGAGAGGCATAGAATctacgttgcttgaggtccagtgtaaagtttccacagtcagtgatggtttggggtgccatgtcaaccaatcaatcaatcaacatttatttatatagcacattttcatacaaaaaatgtagctcaaagtgctttacaaaatgaatagaaaaatagaagacacaataaaaaataaacataagtcaacattaattaacatagaataagtaaggtccgatggccagggtggacagaaaaaaacaaaaactccaaaagctggagaaaaaaataaaatctgtaggggttccagaccaagagaccacccagtcccctctgggcaatctacctaacataaatcaaacagtcctctttgtatttagggttttcatggaaggacctgatgatgatggtcacgtagacttctggctttcagtccatcaatgttggtgcatcatgatgctttgagtaggtgtggtggcaggccgccaccacaaagaaaccggaaaaagaaacagaagagagagttggggtcagtacggattttagagccactgtgaatagttattatgatgaattgaacatacagagtatcagtattaagttaaagtaaagttataaaaaggccatgttacagtaatgtgttttcagcagtgttttaaagtgctctactgtatttgcctggcgaattcctattggcaggctattccagattttaggtgcataacagcagaaggccgcctcaccacttcttttaagtttagcttttggaattataaggagacactcatttgaagatctaaggttacgatttggaatataacgtgtcaggcattccgatatataagatggagcagattatttaaggctttataaaccataagcagtattttaaagtcaatcctgaatgacacaggcaaccagtgtagtgacatcaaaactggagaaatgtgttcggattttcttttcccagttaggattctagcagctgcattctgcactcgttgcaaatgatttatgtcttttttgggtagtcctgagaggagtgcgttacagtaatctagtctactgaaaacaaaagcgtgaattaatttctcagcatctttcaatgatataagaggtctaacttttgctatgtttcttaagtgaaaaatgctgtcctagtggtctgatgaatatgcgatttaaaattcagattacagtcaacagttacccctaaatttttacttccgtcttaacttttaatcctagtgcatcaagtttatttctgataacctcattgaatccattattgccaattactaaaatttcagttttctctttatttagtttgagaaaattactattcatccattcagaaataccagtaagacattgtgttagtgtatgaaagtgagtcatcaggtgctattgataagtacagctgtgtgtcatcagcatagctgtggtagctcacgttgtaacctgagataatctgacctaacggaagcatatagattga encodes the following:
- the LOC120521134 gene encoding histone H1-like — encoded protein: MAETAPAAPAPAKAPKKKSSSKPKKTGPSVSDLIVKAVSASKERHGLSLAGLKKALVAGGYDVEKNNARVKLSVKSLVSKGSLVQTKGTGASGSFKINKKQSEAKVKSAKKKAIPKKKPAAKKPAAAKKVKKPAAKKPLAVKKTAKKPAAAKKATKSPKKAKPAAKPKKAVKSPKKAKTAKPKVAKAKTVKKAAPKK